ATAGACCTTCTTCACATCCTCAGTGTTTACCTCGGTGGCCTTGCGACGACGACACACCAAATTGGCGGTGGTAATCAATTGGATGGCATAACGCAAACTTGTGTCAGTGGCGATGCGCGTGAGAATGGTCAAGGCATCGGGATGCATGATGCAGTCCTCCTCTTCGCAGCGTATCTTCAAGATCTCCTTGACCTCCTTTTCCGAATAGGGAACAGTGCGTATAATAATCATGCGATCCAACAGATCAATGGGAATGCCATGCGGACTGCGATAGTTGGTGCCACGAATGCGTGTGATGCCACGATTGGTAGCCATCACCACAACCGGTGCCATATCGGACTCGAGGGCACGATTCAGAAACGAGAAGCACTCGATATCCAGCATGTGCACCTCATCGATAAAGAGTACTCCCGGATTGATCTCTGCTTTGCCCTCCTCACGCCATTCCAAGACCTTGTTGTTGATCTGATCACGCACCTCCTGCTTGATCTCGCCGGTGTCACCAGAGAACAAGGCGAGGAAACCGTGAGTGCGACTATTGATCACATCGATCTCGTGTAGTGTTACTGTATGCACCACTTCCTTGCGCTTCTGCAGCTCCCCCTCGGGACACTGAACGAAGCGTGTCTGTGCACCAGTTGCATCATAGTCACGGGCACGCGTGAAGCTTCTTCCCAGCTTATTCACCTTGCCGGAGGCTTTGTCAATGGTGATGACATCGCCCGCCTGAATCTTTTCTTTCATGAAGCACTCGATAATCTTGTTGCCCAGATCGTAATTGGTTTCCATTTCGGTAGTTTTCAGGGTCACCTTGCCCACCTTCTGTCCAGTGCCAGTTGCGGGACGTTCGATTTGTATTTCGACGACTTCACCCTCGATAATCTCGGTCTCCTCTTTAATGCGGACGCCAATGCTTTTGCGCAGAGCCTGCGACAGAGCCTCCGTTTTGCTCATCTCCAGCGAATAGATCTCCGAGCCAGACATGCTTGTGAAAGGCGTTTCAGTGCCCAAAGCCTGGGCCATgccaacagcaatagcagttTTTCCGGTGCTCGGCTCGCCGGCGAGCAAAATACAGCGTCCAGCGATTTTGCCCTCACGCACCATTTGCACAACAACGCCTGCGGCACGACGTGCGTCCTTCTGACCAACCATGCCCTGGGAGACGGCGCGTGCTTCGAGCACATCATCGAGTCCCAGACCTCGAATGTGAGAATGGGCGCCAATGCGTTCGATGCGAGTTATGTCGCGCACCTCAATTTTCTCTGTTTCGCCCATATTTATTGAGTATACAAACTATTTTATTAGGTACAAATTATAGTTTTCCTTGTTCGTTGACGACTGGACTCGATTTATTTGTATGgattcaacaaaataaatgaaatttctattgctgttgctcggCGACGAAAAACAAACGCCGGCTAGATGAGATTTACATGTGTTTCGTTATCGATACTATCGATGAAGCTATCTATGTGTTCACAATTGCAAGCATCGATAAGTCTGCCTAAGTATCGATAATTCGAAAGAGCTATTTTGAGAACAAAAATTACTCACATTTTAGAAATGGcgtttaaaaaaatttatttttttttatataatttcgaatatatttatcatttaattatatttaaatttttttatgaattaagAATAAAGTTTGATTGATGGTTGCTTATATAACTGCTATCGAGATTACTGTTTATCGAGTAGAAGTACTTACTTTTGTGccgtttcattttatttaaaaaaaaatgcaatttgtgattgttttttgtttcggCTAAAACGTTTTGAcggcagtgtgtgtgttgtttttattacatattaaatattaattacaatttcaatttgtgcacGAATAGTAAAATGGAGGGTATCTCTAAAATTAATTAGCAAAAACTTAAATGCTTAAAGAACGTGCTTCAAATGTAAGCAAAGCAGGTTAGTGATTAACTTTAACTGTTAAAGTGTTGAGTCCTCACCGGAACTCCTAGCACTTGCTGTTCGCCGGCGCCTTAGGCCGACAGATCTTACTGCGTCCATTGGCACCATAGACAATGTTGCAAGAGAATGTGAAATAGCCGCACGTCGACGACTTTGTGTAATATGTGGACTGGAAGTTTTTATTCTCCTGAGGCGGATTCTTTGAGTTATCCATGCTGCCAGTCACCGACTTGGTGACAGTTACATAACTGTCGGGGGCGCGTGGCTTTTGGGCGACAACATCAGTTGGCTTGGCATCCTCCTCCTCGAGACTGATGTTAACCTTCTTAGGCTTATGCAACTCTAAAGCTTTTGTGTGAAACTTTTTCTCTACGTTAACGGTACCGCGGAAGCCGCTTGGAACCGTTTCGGTGGTGGTACGGGTGGGATAAGTGTTGACACGACCATTTTGATTCTGAATCACTTTGTATGCGTCTGTAGGCGAATTCGGCACAGCCGcctgttgcttttgtgtggGTGAGGATTGAGAATAGGTTAAAGTTGGTGCTGGAGCTGATGCTGATGGAGCTGGCTGCTGATCCTTCGTTTGACTAGCAGATGCGGGATAGTCTTCCAGCTTAATCGGCTTAGCAGGCTCAGTGTAGTAGTCATCTTCATCGTATTCATCTTCGGGCAGCTCACCTTCATCTACTTCTTCGTTCTCGGTTAATGAAGGCTCGGGCTGACTGGTCTTGTCATCTTGTTCCTTGCTCGTTTTAGTGGATTTTAGCTGTAGTTCGGGAATCCTATCGGATTCCGATGTAAGCGATGGGCCACTGTAGACGGCGTCAACGCGATCGGTCACACTgcaagcaaatttaaaataataacacatAAATATGGCAGACATGGACGTCAATTGATTAATACTTACGCAGTGCCAGGGTTGCCAAACTGGCTGATTGTATTGAAAAGCTCTCTATTCTGCTCGCGATAAGTGGCAACCTGTTCTTTTGTGCCTGATGCAGATTGAGCAGCACCATGGTATGATACACCAAAGctacaaagttataaatacAACTTATATAGATTGTTACATATTAGACGTCAGTTGCTTTTACCTAGACGTGCCGTGTATTTGCGATTGACTCTGTCCAGAGTGAGCACCCGATTGTGCTGATGCTTGGCCACCACCCTGGGCAGCTGCTCCGTTGTTATCCTGACCTGGTCGGAAACCGATTTGCGCCTGCGAAGAAGTTTGACCAGGTCCACTGGATTGAGCATCAGCTAATCCGCCCTTATCGTTGGCCTGCACTTCGCTCTGGCTTTGGTGTATGAGACCTCCGCTCTGAGAAGACGCTTTGGTACCTCCATCCTTGTTATTAAGTTGGACTTGAGCTTGTGATTGTGAAGGACCTCCTGAGCCTTGTGACTGACTCATTGCCCCATCAGCGTTTCCTGTAACTTGTGCGCTGGCTGAACGATCGCCATCGGAAGTCATTGCGTTTGCACTGAACGAACTTCCCTTCGAGTAGGTGCCAGACACTTGCGTATTGGCTGTACCTCCATTCTTCTTGCCTTGTGCACTGGCCGATGCTTGACCATCTCCAATTACTGACTCGGCCTGTGAGAAAGCGTCATCCACTCCACCAGAACCTGTTAAGTTTCAAAATTAGAAAATCGAGTTATACTTTGGTAATCTAAAACATACCAGACGCTCCGCTTGGAAGAAGACCAGTCGCTCCGCTATATCCTGCACCACCAGGGGTACCTAAAAAACGTTAAATTGAGGCTATTGTATCGAACTCAATTATTTCGGACTTACCAACGCCATTAATAGAAGGTAAACCAACTCCAGGACCAGTTGTGTAACGTCCAGGAGCTCCAATTTGGCTACCCCCAACACCTGGTTGTCCTATGCCACCTCCAGGTTGTACTCCTGCAATACCAGGCTGAGTTCCATAACCTGGCTGTCCTACTCCAGTTCCGGGTTGACCTCCGCCAATTCCAGGCTGTCCACCAACACCAGGTTGTGTTCCATAACCAGGCTGTCCTACTCCTGTTCCTGGTTGACCTCCACCAATTCCAGGCTGTCCAGCAATACCGGATTGAGTACCATAACCAGGCTGTCCAACTCCAGTTCCGGGTTGACCTCCGCCAATCCCAGGTTGTCCACCAACACCAGGTTGAATTCCATATCCAGGCTGTCCACCAATACCGGGTTGAGTACCATAACCAGGCTGTCCAACTCCAGTTCCGGGTTGACCTCCGCCAATTCCAGGCTGTCCACCAATACCGGGTTGAGTTCCATAACCTTGCTGTCCTACTCCTGTTCCTGATTGACCTCCACCAATTCCAGGCTGTCCACCAATACCGGGTTGAGTACCATAACCAGGCTGTCCAACTCCAGTTCCGGGTTGACCTCCGCCAATTCCAGATTGTCCACCAACACCAGGTTGAATTCCATATCCAGGCTGTCCACCAATACCGGGTTGAGTACCATAACCAGGCTGTCCAACTCCAGTTCCGGGTTGACCTCCGCCAAATCCAGGCTGTCCACCAACACCAGGTTGTGTTCCATAACCAGGCTGTCCTTGTCCAGTTCCTGGTTGACCTCCGCCAATTCCAGGCTGTCCACCAACGCCGGGTTGAGTTCCATAACCAGGCTGTCCTACTCCTGTTCCTGGTTGACCTCCACCAATTCCAGGCTGTCCACCAATACCGGGTTGAGTTCCATATCCAGGCTGTCCTTGTCCAGTTCCTGGTTGACCTCCCCCAATACCTGGCTGTCCACCAATACCGGGTTGTGCTCCATAACCAGGCTGTCCACCGGGTTGAGTTCCATAACCAGGCTGTCCTACTCCAGTGCCTGGTTGACCTCCGCCAATTCCAGGCTGTCCACCAATACCGGGCTGAGTTCCATAACCTTGCTGTCCTACTCCAGTTCCGGGTTGACTTCCGCCAATTCCAGGCTGTCCACCAACCCCAGGTTGTGTTCCATAACCAGGCTGTCCTTTTCCAGTTCCTGGTTGACCTCCGCCAATTCCAGGCTGTCCACCAACACCGGGTTGAGTTCCATAACCAGGCTGTCCTACTCCTGTTCCTGGTTGACCTCCACCAATTCCAGGCTGTCCACCAATACCGGGTTGAGTTCCATAACCAGGCTGTCTTTGTCCAGTTCCTGGTTGACCTCCCCCAATAACTGTCTGTCCACCAACACCGGGTTGTGTTCCATAACCAGGCTGTCCACCAGGTTGAGTTCCATATCCAGGCTGTCCTACTCCAGTTCCTGGTTGACCTCCGCCAATTCCAGGCTGCCCACTAATACCGGGTTGGGTTCCATAACCTTGCTGTCCTACTCCAGTTCCGGGTTGACCTCCTCCAATTCCAGGCTGTCCACCAGTACCGGGTTGAGTTCCATAACCAGGGTAAACTAATCCTGGTTGACCGCCTCCAATTCCAGGCTGTCCACTAACACCAGGTTGAGTTCCATAACCAGGTTGTCCTACCCCTGTTCCTGGTTGACCTCCTCCAATTCCAGGCTGTCCACCACTACCGGGTTGAGTTCCATATCCAGGGTAAACTAATCCTGGTTGGCCTCCTCCAATTCCAGGCTGTCCACCACTACTGGGTTGAGTTCCATAACCAGGGTAAACTAATCCTGGTTGACCGCCTCCAATTCCAGGCTGTCCACTAACACCAGGTTGAGTTCCATAACCAGGTTGTCCTACCCCTGTTCCGGGTTGACCTCCTCCAATTCCAGGCTGTCCACCACTACCGGGTTGAGTTCCATATCCAGGGTAAACTAATCCTGGTTGACCGCCTCCAACTCCAGGCTGTCCACTAACACCAGGTTGAGTTCCATAACCAGGTTGTCCTACCCCTGTTCCGGGTTGACCTCCGCCAATTCCAGGCTGTCCACTAACACCAGGTTGAGTTCCATACCCTGGTTGTCCTACTCCTGTTCCTGGTTGAACTCCACTGATTCCAGGCTGGCCAGCGGTTCCTGGCTGAGTTCCATAGCCAGGTTGCCCCCCAAATCCAGTTTGACTTCCATAAGCAGGTCCTGTGGCAGGTTGATCTCCACGAGTTCCAGAATATCCGCCGGTACCGGGTTGAGCACCGTATCCAGGTTGGCCTGCGCCTGATCCAGGCTGAGTTCCATAACTAGGTTGACCTGCTCCTGATCCAGGTTGAGTTCCATAACCAGCAGTACCACCAACTCCTGGCTGAGTTCCATAACCGGGCTGACCTGCGCCTGATCCAGGTTGAGTTCCATAACCGGCAGTACCACTTACACCTGGTTGAGTTCCATAACCAGGTTGGCCTGCTCCTGATCCAGGCTGAGTTCCATAACCAGGTTGACCTGCTCCTGATCCAGGTTGAGTTCCATAACCAGTAGTACCACTAACTCCTGGTTGAGTTCCATAACCGGGCTGACCTGCGCCTGATCCAGGTTGAGTTCCATAACCGGCAGTACCACTTACTCCTGGTTGAGTTCCATAACCAGGTTGGCCTGCTCCTGATCCAGGCTGAGTTCCATAACCAGGTTGACCTGCTCCTGATCCAGGTTGAGTTCCATAACCAGCAGTACCACCTACTCCAGGTTGAGTTCCATAACTAGGTTGGCCTGCGCCTGATCCAGGTTGAGTTCCATAACCAGCAGTACCACTAACTCCTGGCTGAGTTCCATAACCGGGCTGAACTGCGCCTGATCCAGGTTGAGTTCCATAACCGGCAGTACCACTTACTCCTGGTTGAGTTCCATAACCAGGTTGGCCTGCTCCTGATCCAGGCTGAGTTCCATAACCAGGTTGACCTGCTCCTGATCCAGGTTGAGTACCATAGCCAGCAGTACCACCTACTCCTGGTTGAGTTCCATAACCAGGTTGACCTGAGCCTGATCCAGGTTGAGTTCCATAACCACCGGTACCACTTACTCCAGGCTGTCCACTTACTCCTGGCTGAGCTCCATATCCTGGCTGACCTGCTCCTGCTCCCGGTTGAGTTCCAGCAACACCAGTACCACCAACTCCTGGCTGAGCTCCATAACCAGGTTGGCCGGCGATTGAACCAGGTTGAGTTCCTACGCCAGGCTGTCCGCTTACTCCTGGCTGAGATCCATATCCAGGCTGACCTGTACTTGATCCCGGTTGAGTGCCATAACCAGTAGTACCTTCCACTCCAGGTTGACCGCTGACTCCTGGTTGCGTTCCGTATCCAGGTTGTCCACTTCCTCCTTGGGTTCCATACCCAGGTGGCCCTCCTGGCTGACCTGTTCCTGATTGTGTTCCAGGTTGGCTAACTGTACCTCCTACACCAGGTTGGCCACTTGGTTGACCTCCAGCAGGTCCTCCACCGATTCCAATTTGCTGGGTGCCTGCACCACCAAGTTGTCCTCCAGGTCCAGGTTGGCCGCCGATGCCGGGTTGTCCACCAATTCCGGACAGACTACCAACACCGGGTTGTCCAGCGCTACCGGTTTGACCACCAGTTTGTCCATATCCGGGCTGAGTTCCAATACCGCCTGGTTGTTGTCCATAGCCGGTTCCTGGACAGATACAATACAAATTGGACTTCTGACTTGTATCTTCTGCTTCCCAATTGATAACTTACCAGTGCCAGGAAGACTTATGATAGCATCGGGTCTACCAGAGAGGCCAGGACCACTCGGATATAGAGATGAGCCGCCAGTACCTGCTATGCCACTGGCACTGGGATATCCAGAACATTCACTGCAATCTCCTGAAGAAAACTGACTCTGTGCTTGTCCCATGCCATGACTTCCAGCTGAATAAGTTATGACTCGGTGACTAagaatttgttaatattttatttcttttactcACAAACAGTTGAACGAGACCCATTTTCATTAGCTTCCGCCTCCGCCTTGCCATCCTCTTCGGGCTTACCGAAGTTTAAGTACTGAGACTGTGTTTGTCCCCGAACACTGCGTAAGTAATATGCAAGATTAGCCTGATTTGATCAACATTTAACAATCAACTTACTATCTTTTGGTTCTCTCTAAATCAGTCAGGGGAGTCAgctcagcatcatcatcaacagatGATTGATCCTACAGTAGATACGAGTAAAGTTCAATGTTAATGACAGCTTAATCATAATCTCATTCCCTGTCGATATTTCAAAAACTGACCTTGGTCACAAATCTCTTATCACGCTTTATTAGGCATTGAACTACTTTACTTTCCGGAATGagtttgtaattaaaagttctcactcatacacacacaaaaacacacaattaATTGTTGACAATTTGGACACTTACTATGGCCGCTCCATTTGTGTATGCTATGAGAAGCACCACACCAATCAGCATGCCCCATCGAAAGGGCAACATTTCAGTAAATCTAATTTCGATCCAATGAAAACGCGTTCTCGAAGGCACAACCAGCAAACTGCGAATTGAAATTAAGTTGAATTGTATTATCaacatatattttcttgattatatattttttttagtgttaGTCTTATTAGCGgtcgtttttttcttcaactATTTGCTGTCTCGTTGCTCTTCGCAGTGTCTGTCACAAGGGGTTATCACTAAAGACACTTTATTGAAATGAGCGCACtgatgccaaaaaaaaaaatacattaaaaatgaaactaCAAAACTATGCTCGATCTTGAGCCCGATTTTAACATTATACATGACGTAATTCCATGTGCCAATTTTTCAATGCTTTTTGAACATGCGTGTTTAATAAAGTTTTAGATTTATGTGCCCATTTCAGTAGCAGTAGTATTGATGTGATTTTGAAATCTACACAATTTTATTCAGTTTTCTCTTTACAAATACACTAAAATTACTTTAGATCAGTGTTGGAATTATTCACAAATTGCATCACACTTGTATTTTTCCgttataacatttatttagaaatCATCACAAATTTGTTCGggtgattttattttaaaaggaatttaaatcaatgttgtaattattcataaattgattcacactttcacttttcaatTATAACATAACCTCGAAATGTCgactttaaaaattaaattttttttcctttttgtttcgAAATCATTTAACTTGGGCGGCACTAGTTTAAATATCctttttatatcatttttgaTAAGTTTATCTTAGCTAAAGACACCAATACTTTTaatcttttgtttataaaatatttgtttatattaagaTTTGGAAAATCTTTTTGATGGTAATATATCCTTGATAgtgattttttaaatataaatgttccACAATCAGTTCCACATTGGCACATACTTCTTCGCCTTGCGTATAGGATCCAAGTGATAGTTCCGATCTGCAGCCGAACGCGACAACTGCCGGATTGCGAATAACGTAACGTCGCCAGACGTTGGCAACGTAAAGTTCTCGAGCTGGAGCTCGATTCATTGAAGGCAAGCGATTTCAATACATTTGCATGTGTTggtttgaatatatttatgtaggattcacacactcagacaTTGATAGACTCTAATCGTAAttcacatacaaacatatatacacattcaTTCGTTTAGAGACGAAGCACTTAAAGCTATGGCTCGTCATTCATTTGAGTCTATCTTGTGCCTATTCCATTACATATCAACACTTTGATCGTGTCAATCGATCACTTGGCTTGGGGCGCTTCATTGCAAGCGTCTTCGTCTGCGTCTGCGACTGCGTTACAACATCGTCGTCGCAGATGGGGGAGACTTTTGACCCATTTTAGGGAAATGCGTGGCCATTTATTAGCATATAAAGATACGCAATTGTGTATCTCTCAGATACATTTACACATCCATCCACTTCGTATTGCATTTTCAAGTGTGTCCCCGCGTCCGGCtcattaaatatgcatgtcTGGCTTCATATTCATAGGCATGTTGCAATTGTCGTACGTCCAATGACTTGTAGTTGTGGGACACTTGGTTCTATAAGAGCACTCCacatatgttttgttttgaaacCCTTAATCGAATTTCAACGGAAGTAATTTGCACTTGATAACCTCTGCGCCTCCTGGTGCAGAATCGTCATATCTATTTTTAGTTCAAAACTAGCTTTGTTTAAGTCTAAACAGTCCAATGTTAAACTcggattttttttcttatcgCCTCGCTTAAGTTGTTCCaacatttttgtcttttttcattttttgtatattctatTCCGAGTATTGAActgtacatttgtatgtaacatacatacaaatatttaaaggcTTGAGCGTTTTCTGAGATTGTTTCAAGGCTacgcatatttttaattaaaaaccacGCTCTGAGAGCCAACCTAGTTTGATTAGatcaacaaaaagcaaacttttcattaataacaaattgccTAGGcctatgaaaataaatttgcatgtaCCAAAAAATCTATTTAGACCATctatgaatataaattgaaaaatttgtcCAGCTTCGAGTGAACACTAAATAAAAACGGGAGTAATAAAGTGTTATTGCGACCCTGGATTTATTAGGGGCAAGTGTCCtgatcatt
This is a stretch of genomic DNA from Drosophila albomicans strain 15112-1751.03 chromosome 3, ASM965048v2, whole genome shotgun sequence. It encodes these proteins:
- the LOC117572484 gene encoding ruvB-like helicase 2, which codes for MGETEKIEVRDITRIERIGAHSHIRGLGLDDVLEARAVSQGMVGQKDARRAAGVVVQMVREGKIAGRCILLAGEPSTGKTAIAVGMAQALGTETPFTSMSGSEIYSLEMSKTEALSQALRKSIGVRIKEETEIIEGEVVEIQIERPATGTGQKVGKVTLKTTEMETNYDLGNKIIECFMKEKIQAGDVITIDKASGKVNKLGRSFTRARDYDATGAQTRFVQCPEGELQKRKEVVHTVTLHEIDVINSRTHGFLALFSGDTGEIKQEVRDQINNKVLEWREEGKAEINPGVLFIDEVHMLDIECFSFLNRALESDMAPVVVMATNRGITRIRGTNYRSPHGIPIDLLDRMIIIRTVPYSEKEVKEILKIRCEEEDCIMHPDALTILTRIATDTSLRYAIQLITTANLVCRRRKATEVNTEDVKKVYSLFLDENRSSKILKEYQDDYMFSEINEHEEDVAAAGGGGAKRRIDTGDGDAQAMEH